The genomic DNA GCGCATCAGCTCCGGCGTGGCGGCCGGGTCGGTGCCGCCGCCCGCCGTGTAGCCGGCGCAGTAGGCGGCCCGGTTGCGGGCCGCCCAGGCGGAGGCCAGGTGGGCGAGTTCCGGATCCGGGCCGGGGGCGCCGGCCAGCAGGTGGGCGGCCGCGTAGTCGAAGGAGCGCAGCATCGCGGCGACGTCGCGCAGCGCGGGCTGCGGCAGCCTGCGCTCGGCGAGCGGCTTGGCGGGCTCGCCCTCGAAGTCGAGCAGCACCCAGCCCTGCGGGGTCCGCATGGCCTGGCCCAGGTGCAGGTCGCCGTGGATCCGCTGGACCTGCAGGCCCTCCAGGTGGTCGGCGGTGAGCTGCTGGAAGGCGCCCCGCAGCGCCGAGCGGTAGCGCAGCAGGCCGGGGACGACGCCGACCGCGGAGTCCAGCCGGTCCTCCATCGCCTCGACCAGGCGGCCGATCGCGGCGCGGTCCAGGCGGGCGGTGGGCATGGTGCGGGCCAGCACCCGGTGCACCTCGGCGGTGGCCCGGCCGAGCCGGTGCGCCTCGATCGCGAAGTTGCCGGGGGAGGGGTCGCCCTTGAGTCGGGCCACCTGGTCCAGGGCCAGCTCCCAGCCGTCCTCGGCGTCCGGGAGGTAGCGCTGGAGCAGGCCGAGAGTGGCCGGTTCGGACCGCTCCAGCCGGCACTCGAACCAGGCGGCGACCCGGGGGATGCGGGTCGAGCCGGCCCGGGAGAGGGCGAGCGAGAGCTCCAGGTCCGGGTTGGTGCCGGGGCTGATCCGGCGGAAGAGCTTGAGGATGAGGGAGGTGTCGTAGATGACCGAGGAGTTCGACTGCTCGGCGGTGGAGGCCCGGCCGGGGATGTTGCTGGGCAGGCCGGAACCGGGGGTGCGCCGGAAGGAGAGCGAGCCGAAGCGGTCGCCGGTGGCCAGGTGCTCCAGCAGCCGGCCGGTCAGCTCGGGGTCGTGCACCGCGTCGTAGAGCGTCGCGCCGTCGTAGGTGCCGCCGTCCAGTCGGCCGAGCACCGCGCCCGGGCCGATCCCGGTGGGCGGCTGCGAACGGATGCCGAGGAGCAGCTGGTAGACGTCGCCCGAGGCGGCCGCGCCGCCGCCGTGTTCGACCCGCAGCAGCAGGTGCAGCAGGGCCGGGTCACCGACCTGGAGCGGCGTGCCGACCACCGGGGTCAGCCCGCTGATCGCCCGTCCCTTGCCGGCGTACCAGCGCTGGGTGGGGAGCCAGGCGGAGATCAGCGGCAGGGCGGCCTGGACGAGCTCGCTGACCCCCGCGGCGGTTCTCCGGACCCCGGTGCCCGGGCGCGTCCCGACGGCCGCGGGGGCCCCCTCGGACGGCTCACGGTGCACGTGGGCTTGAGAACGGGAGGTTTCGGACATGACTCCCTTTCCCCGGAAGCGGGCCCAGTGCCCGACGGTCGTGGCCGGGCCCGTCAGTCTTCCGGATTTCGGCGGCGCGGACGGCGACGGCACGCGAGCGCGGCTCGGGTGTCACGCCTTCGTGTGGGTGGCCGTTGGGCTGTTCTGCGTACGCGGTGGTGCAGAGACCTCCGGGGGTGCGGAGTTGCGGCTCGCGCGCCCCCTTGCGCGCCCCCGGAGGTGGGTGCCCGGACAGGGCCTGGCGGTCGTTGCTGACGGATCGTTACTTCGTAGACCTACCGGTCCGTGTTCACTTGCCGTTCTTGCGCAGCTGGAACCAGTAGAAGCCGTGG from Kitasatospora terrestris includes the following:
- a CDS encoding maltokinase N-terminal cap-like domain-containing protein, which translates into the protein MSETSRSQAHVHREPSEGAPAAVGTRPGTGVRRTAAGVSELVQAALPLISAWLPTQRWYAGKGRAISGLTPVVGTPLQVGDPALLHLLLRVEHGGGAAASGDVYQLLLGIRSQPPTGIGPGAVLGRLDGGTYDGATLYDAVHDPELTGRLLEHLATGDRFGSLSFRRTPGSGLPSNIPGRASTAEQSNSSVIYDTSLILKLFRRISPGTNPDLELSLALSRAGSTRIPRVAAWFECRLERSEPATLGLLQRYLPDAEDGWELALDQVARLKGDPSPGNFAIEAHRLGRATAEVHRVLARTMPTARLDRAAIGRLVEAMEDRLDSAVGVVPGLLRYRSALRGAFQQLTADHLEGLQVQRIHGDLHLGQAMRTPQGWVLLDFEGEPAKPLAERRLPQPALRDVAAMLRSFDYAAAHLLAGAPGPDPELAHLASAWAARNRAAYCAGYTAGGGTDPAATPELMRALEIDKAVYEVVYEARHRPSWLPIPLAAINRLALTV